GAGCTCGAGCGCGACCTCGTGGATTTTGTGCGCGAGCACCTGCCGTGGCCCAAGCGCGCCCAGATTCGCGTGCGATACGGCGACGCCCGCGAGGTGCTCGGCCGCCTTCCGGCCGGTCTGCACGGCACTGTCGACCTCGTGATCAGCGACATCTTCAATGGCGCGCAGACCCCTGCCCACGTGACCAGCACCGAGTTCTACGCGATGGTCTCTGCGCTGCTCTCGCCCGACGGAATGCTCGCCGTCAACGTCGCCGACGGGCCGGGTCTTGCGTTCGCCCGCGGTCAGGCCGCAACGCTGAGCGAGGTGTTCGGCGAGGTGGCTGCCCTCGCCGACACGCAGATTCTCAAGGGACGTCGCTTCGGCAACGTCGTGCTCGTCGCCTCGCGGTCGATGCTGCCGCTCGACATGGTGCCTCGACTTCTTGCGGGAGGACCGTATCCGGCAAAGCTCGTCGCGGGCCGCGAACTGCGGGACTTCATGGCAGGCGCTCGCCCGGTGTCTGACGCCGAGGCGACGCCGTCTCCTGAGCCGTCGCGCACCGTGTTCGGACTGTGACCATGCCATCGAGAGCATATTCCCAGCGGATGCTGTCGAGCGCAGCGCTTCTGGCAGCATCCGCTCTGCTTCTTACGGCGTGCACGAGCACAGAAGTGCCGACCGATCCTCGCGCTTCCGCGTCCGCCGACAGCGGCGCGCCAGGAATGCCGAGTGGGGAATACGACGTTCTCGCAACGAACCTCGACGCACCCTGGTCGGTGGTCCCTCTCGACGGCGGCGCTCTTCTCTCGCTGCGCGATGCCGCGCAGATCGTGCATCTCGCCGCGGGCGGCGCCCTCAACGTCGTCGCGACGGTCGACCAGGCAGCGCCCGGAGGTGAGGGCGGCCTGCTCGGCCTCGCACTGCACGACGACGATGGCGACGCGTGGCTGTACGCATATGTCACGACCGCGAGCGACAATCGCATTCTGCGCTACCCGGTGACCGGGCTGCCCGATGATCCGCAACTCGGAGCCAGCACAGTCGTTCTCACCGGCATCCCGAAAGCCTCCATTCACAACGGCGGTCGCCTCGCATTCGGGCCCGATGGCATGCTGTACGCCACGACGGGAGACGCGACCGGGGGCGAGATCGCGCAAGACATCGACTCGCTCGCGGGCAAGATCCTGCGCATGACCCCCGACGGGAGCGTGCCAGACGACAATCCGATCGACGGTTCGCTCGTGTACTCGCTCGGGCACCGCAACCCGCAGGGACTGGCGTGGACCGATGACGGAACGCTGTGGGCCAGCGAGTTCGGCCAGAACACGTGGGACGAGCTGAACATCATCGAACCGGGAGCGAACTACGGCTGGCCTACCGTCGAGGGCATCGCCGACGACGACCGCTTCGTCGATCCGGTGCTGCAGTGGTCGACGGCCGAAGCGAGCCCGAGCGGTCTCGCGGCGATCGGCGACACGCTGTACATGGCGGGGCTGGGTGGCGAACGCCTGTGGGTGATCGAGACGGAGGCCGACGCCCCGACGGCATCCGCGTTCTTCGTCGGCGAGTTCGGTCGCGTGCGCGACGCCGTGGCGACAGCATCCGGATCTCTCTGGCTGCTGACGAACAACACCGACGGCCGGGGAAATCCGGGCGCCGATGACGACAAGCTGATCGAGGTGCGCATCAATGCGAGCCGATCGGGTTAGCCTCGAAGTCGACAGCGGCCGTTTCGGGGCACAAAGGGGGAGAGCACTCTGAGCATCATTTTGGGCTATGACGCCGCGAGCCTTCGCGAGAAGGTAGACCTGAAGGCCGTCGGCGAGCGCCTCGACGAGCTCGGCAACATGCGCAGTCTTGAGGCTCTGTGCGAGAAAGCGTGGCTGCTGAAGGTCGCCGGCCAGCTCGACGATGCCCTCGATGCCGCGAACGCCGCCGTGCGACTCGCGAGGTTCACGGGCAACCGCCGCGACCTCATGAGACCGCGGATGCTGCGCGCGCAGGTTCTGCAGTTTCGCGCTGAGTTCGAGCCCGCCCTTCATGAGCTGAACTCCCTCATCGAAGAGGCGCACACGCACGAGTGGATGCTGTACGAGGCGTTCGCTCTGCAGCACAGGGGCAAGGTGTACTTCGATCAGAAGGAGTACGAGCTCGCACTCGAGGACTTCCGCACCGCGGTTCAGCTGCGGAGGGACGCCGGGGCGTCTGAGGAGCAGATCGAGTCATCGCTCATTGCGATTCGGGCTGCGGAGTCGCACCTTTCGCTGTAGCCGGAGCGTTGCGCGGCGCGATCGAGCGCGCAATGTCGGTGACGTGCCATACCGTTAAGCCATGGCAGATCTTGGTCGAGTCAGAGTATGGGCTGACGCGCTCATCTCTCTGCATCTCGACGCGTCGTGGAGCTTCGCGTTCGACAATGCGAAGAAGCGTGCCGGGCTGTGCAATTTCACCGCGAAGCGCATCTCGGTCTCGCGATATCTCGCGTCGCGGTACGACGACGACGAGATCCATCAAGTGCTTCTGCACGAGGTCGCGCACGCGCTTGCCGGTCCGAAAGCCGGGCACGGCCCCTCGTGGAAGCGCATCGCCAGAGACATCGGGTACGTCGGGCAGCGACTGCACCGCGGTCAGATCGCGGATGAGCTCGCACCGTGGGTCGGCGAATGTCCGCGCGGCCACCGCCTGTATCGCTACCGGGCTCCCACCAGGCGCGCCTCGTGCGGCGAGTGCTCTCGCCGGTTCGACCCGGCATTCGAGATCGTCTGGACGAAGCGTGTCATTTCGCCCGATGCGCGGCGCAAGGCGGCCCTCAGCGCCTCGTGACGCGGTCAGTCTCGCCGGAACGCGAGCGGGTCGGCGAGCAGCGGGGCGAACGCGAGCTCGGCGGCGCCGATCATGACGCGCCGCGATCGAAGCCGGGCGCGCGCGAGCACGACGGATCGCGAGTGCGCCGACATGGAGCGGAGCGTGAGCTCACCGCCCAGACGCTCGTCTGACACCGTCAGCAGCGCACCGAGATAGCCGCCGAGAACGACGACCTCGGGGTCGAAGATGTTCACGAGGTTCGAGAGCGCGATGGAGAGAAACCCGAGTTGGCGCCGCACCTCTTCGAGCACGGCCTGGTCCCGGGTCACTCCCAGTTCGATGTCGAGCTCGTGCTCGTCTGCGCGCGTCAGCCCGAGCAGCCGCAGCAGGCTCTCGAGATTGACCTCGGTCTCAAGGCATCCCGTGCGGCCGCAGTGGCAGCGTGTGCCGTTGCTGTTGACCATGACGTGCCCGAGCTCGCCGGCGAACCCGGACGTTCCGCGCAGCGGCTGACCGTCGATGATCACTCCGCCGCCGATGCCCGACGCACTGCCGTCGACGAAGACGAGATCTTTGGCCCCCTTCGCCGCGCCGAACAGGTTCTCGGCGATCGCACCGACCGTCGCGTCGTTGGCGATGAAGACGGGAAGCTGAAACGCCTGCGCCATGGGGGTCGCAAGGTCGACGTCTTTCCAGCGCAGCTGAGGGGCGTTGACGATCCGCCCGCTCGCCGCGCTCACGAGCCCTGGCACGGCCACGCCGACGCCGACAAGGTCGTACGACTGCTCGATCTCGCCCCGCATGCCTTCGACGATGGAATGCGCC
This DNA window, taken from Paramicrobacterium agarici, encodes the following:
- a CDS encoding PQQ-dependent sugar dehydrogenase encodes the protein MPSRAYSQRMLSSAALLAASALLLTACTSTEVPTDPRASASADSGAPGMPSGEYDVLATNLDAPWSVVPLDGGALLSLRDAAQIVHLAAGGALNVVATVDQAAPGGEGGLLGLALHDDDGDAWLYAYVTTASDNRILRYPVTGLPDDPQLGASTVVLTGIPKASIHNGGRLAFGPDGMLYATTGDATGGEIAQDIDSLAGKILRMTPDGSVPDDNPIDGSLVYSLGHRNPQGLAWTDDGTLWASEFGQNTWDELNIIEPGANYGWPTVEGIADDDRFVDPVLQWSTAEASPSGLAAIGDTLYMAGLGGERLWVIETEADAPTASAFFVGEFGRVRDAVATASGSLWLLTNNTDGRGNPGADDDKLIEVRINASRSG
- a CDS encoding tetratricopeptide repeat protein, whose protein sequence is MGYDAASLREKVDLKAVGERLDELGNMRSLEALCEKAWLLKVAGQLDDALDAANAAVRLARFTGNRRDLMRPRMLRAQVLQFRAEFEPALHELNSLIEEAHTHEWMLYEAFALQHRGKVYFDQKEYELALEDFRTAVQLRRDAGASEEQIESSLIAIRAAESHLSL
- a CDS encoding spermidine synthase; amino-acid sequence: MSENPSIVLSGSGLAASIEPDAYVDGAYQLVVDGTPQSHVNMTDPRELFFEYVRRIGHVVDLVRSPAAPITAVHLGAGALTLPRYVDATRPGSRQQVIELERDLVDFVREHLPWPKRAQIRVRYGDAREVLGRLPAGLHGTVDLVISDIFNGAQTPAHVTSTEFYAMVSALLSPDGMLAVNVADGPGLAFARGQAATLSEVFGEVAALADTQILKGRRFGNVVLVASRSMLPLDMVPRLLAGGPYPAKLVAGRELRDFMAGARPVSDAEATPSPEPSRTVFGL
- a CDS encoding ROK family protein translates to MTHREAVVPDRAAPSSGSRTSNDQLRRFNLSMLMQILHRNGGCSRAELTRQTGLNRSTIAVLVAELVEAGLAYEGEPETVVGQIGRPSLRVHPEPRLSAITVNPEHNSVAIGLIGLGGEIIRSVRFDSSRIPSPAEAVRAAHSIVEGMRGEIEQSYDLVGVGVAVPGLVSAASGRIVNAPQLRWKDVDLATPMAQAFQLPVFIANDATVGAIAENLFGAAKGAKDLVFVDGSASGIGGGVIIDGQPLRGTSGFAGELGHVMVNSNGTRCHCGRTGCLETEVNLESLLRLLGLTRADEHELDIELGVTRDQAVLEEVRRQLGFLSIALSNLVNIFDPEVVVLGGYLGALLTVSDERLGGELTLRSMSAHSRSVVLARARLRSRRVMIGAAELAFAPLLADPLAFRRD
- a CDS encoding SprT-like domain-containing protein; this encodes MADLGRVRVWADALISLHLDASWSFAFDNAKKRAGLCNFTAKRISVSRYLASRYDDDEIHQVLLHEVAHALAGPKAGHGPSWKRIARDIGYVGQRLHRGQIADELAPWVGECPRGHRLYRYRAPTRRASCGECSRRFDPAFEIVWTKRVISPDARRKAALSAS